Genomic DNA from Oncorhynchus mykiss isolate Arlee chromosome 2, USDA_OmykA_1.1, whole genome shotgun sequence:
caccagcctcctctggctgAAATCAAGGCCCCTCTGAAAATGTATATTCCTGCCCATGATCAAAACAACAAAGTAGGAATAACAAATGAAACTAACAACTGGTTCTCTCAGGTCAGCCAATCACTAACTTCCCTGGACACAACAGCCATCCCAGCCTTCTTACGTTCCCTGCAGCCTCTCCCTGAAATCCAACCCTGGGAGGTGTATGACAAGCTGCGTGTGATCAAAAACAACAAAGCCCCTGGCCCCTACGGTGTGCCACAGCAGATCCTATGAGAATTTGCCTGCGAGTTGAGTCAACTCATCAGTGACATCCTCAACACATCATTTCAGCGAGGTGAATTCCCTTCCCAGTGGAAAGAAGCCACAGTCGTGCTCATCCCTAAGACCCTCCCCCCGACAGCCAACCAGCTATGGCCTATATCCCTGACACCACAACTATCAAACAATTCCTGTGAGCTTCACTGCCAGCTGGATGAAGGAAGACCTAAAACCCAACATAGACCCCAGACAGTTTGGAAGCAGACCCGAAAGATCATCGACTTACGCTCTCGTTAGCCTTTTGGACTATACAAACAGTCATACATCCCATCCACCATAACCAACCTCATCACCACTTCTCCAAGGCCTTTGACAAAATCAGCTACACCATCGCCATTGAACGCCTGATCCAACTGGATGTCAGACCTGCCCTCACAGCATGGCTCTGCAGTTTTGTGACCGGATGTAAAACAACACTCAGACTGGCAGAAGCTGAAGGGAGGTGAGGCTCAAGGAACTCCTCTGGGTGCTCTCATCTTCCTTGCAGTCATTGACGGTGCAGCCCGGGATGTTGTGTTGACAGTAGGTGGAAGTACATTGATGATTTCAGTCTGGCCCACACAAGCACAATGGGAAAAATCTGCACACCACAGCAGGTCCTGGACAACTTTGACTCATGGGTTCAGGCAAGCAAAATGTTACTGAACCCTGCCAAGTGTAAGGTCCTATCAGTGACCCTCACTAGAAACCCACCTGTCTCATGCCCTCTCCAGATCGAGGGGCAGGGCTGCGTAAGCTCAAAGTGTCTAATATgtgtatgtggtacattttcacaatgcttagtacaaaactcaaaacagataATCAAAAAGGCAGTTCTAAAACTCAAAGCACATTTCCAAATGACTGAGTACAACACAAAATCAGTCACTTTTTCACAAAAATTAAAtcagtgtttcatctagaaatacaTGTTCCATATTGCAATACATGTTTACATTAAGTACTTGCCTTTCACAATACAATGCTCACATTACTTTTAATATGATAGTCTTCTTATTTGTTAAAATACTTTTTACTATTACTTAATCCAACTGCTCTTATTCGATAATCACCTAATCTTTTGGTAAACCTATAGATTTTAAACTGGTTTGTCTACTATATATAGATTTGGAGAACTACAGAATTACAATGTATGTttgtaaaatatatacatataaagtatgatatacactgagtgtacaaaacattaaggacacctatTCTTTcctactctttccatgatatagactgaccaagtgatggcgatgatcccttattgatgtcacttgttaaatccacttcaatcagtgtaggggaggagacaggttaaagaaggatttttaagccttgagacaattgagacatggattgtgtatgtgtgccattcagaggttgaatgggcaagacaaaatatttaaatgcctttaaacggggtatggtagtatgtgccaggcacactggtttgtgtcaagaactgcaatgctgctgggtttttcacgctcaacagtttcccatgtgtatcaagtaTGGTCTGAGGACAGACGCTACTCGCTTCAACACtgggcggtcccgttctgtgagcttgtatggcctaccCCTTCGCAGCTGAGGCAAAGTTGCTCCtacacgtttccacttcacaatggcagcacttacagttgaccggggaagctctagcagagcagaaatttgaggaactgacttgttagaaaggtgccatcctatgatggtgccacattgaatgtcacggagctcttcagtaaggccattctactgccaatgtttgtctatggcgattacatggctgtgtgctcaattttatacacctgaaagcaacggtgtggctgaaatagccgaatccactaatttgaaggtaaCTAATTTGAAGATATAGTGTATCTTGCATTTTTTGTTAAAACAACTAAATTGAGAATATTTCATTATGTTGTCTTTTGGTGATTAAACCAATATTTTCATTCAACTTATATTTTAGATTAATGGTTGTGTGGTGAAAGATGTTTCCAAACTAAATGAATGCACAATGAAAGGTTTTGAATGTAAGACTGACTGCGTTAGAAGTGTTAACAGTttggagttttgtactaagagttttGAAAATTCACCACAAAATTCACCACATTTCCCAAGAGGAAAATAGCAAAACAAAGCGATTGAAAATAACTGTTAAACTCAATGTTTTATTTTAGCAAAGTTGGAAGATAATGTTTGTAAGAAGGCCATTGTAGGCCAAAATGTTATCTTTTAACTTAAATAAACATTGCATTTTTAATGGTTAGCTTTTCCTATCTAAGattatcacattttttggttgcacctcaacaAGCGCTCTCCACTTCTTTTCACATCAGTCTAGATGCATGTCAGGGGGGGTGATATTTATGCCactgtaactttctcactaatTATTaacgattcattcatgattatccataatcatggtagcatccgcATGAatatagaagtgttcagaaacgtATGgtactcttatttacaataaaagtgactccaaaatgacacaaatgatttaccattaatttctattgggcgcAAAATAATCTGAACCACAACCAAagcaaactgcaaatgcatccaacaagtttgtagagtcatgGGTGCTAGGACTATGTGACCGAACACTAcactttgactactttaatacacgtATAATTACACTTGTCCAAATAGATGACACCTTCAAATGTGGGGACTAGATactgtcatttctaaacggtaaaacaTATGTATATGAAAGTACCCTCAGTTGTAAATAAGATATTCTGTACTGTTGCCTAATTATGAGACTTTTGTTCTACTTCTGTTTGTGTATGTCATTGATTATTTATTAAAACTGCCACTGACTGTTAATCAGTAAGTTctactctgcctgtctgtctcatttctGGCAATGTAAAAACTAGTTTGCCCACACATGGAGTTTATGAAAGAAAGTATGAAAAAGTCTTACCTTGAAAGTATACCCCAGAGCAAACCTGCAGAATCCGTGGCAGACATGTTTTATCCAAGGATGCAATTAATTCTTGCAGGGACATAACTGTTTCAGTGCCTGCCATCACTGCAGTGCTGCCTCGATGTTGTGCTGTCAAGGCTCAACTGTGGTTCCAAGAGAGGTGCCACTGATCTAACAATCAAAAGCAACAATTGTATGAGGAAGTAGGCAACCAGATATTTTCAAGTAAAGTTAACCCCTACCCTGTGACACTAGCTTGTGTTGCCAATAAAGATATGTGAACTGGACTTTTACTTATTTATTGTTTGCTTATTTTATGcagcaattacatttttattattgGCCTACAATCAAAAAAGGAAGGTACAACTCACCATGTTTCCTATTAAAAAATGATGGATCCTAGCAGTACAGTATTGCATTGTggatttttaaaattatattcATGTTTGCTGTATTGTGCATATATATTTTATAGATGTCTCACTATCAGCTGTAAAGCAGCCCCTCAGGAATAATAAACATTCTATACTCTACTCCATAGCAGTTCAAAGGTATAATTAAAATACATTCTGCAAAAGTGTATGGTCTGTGATAAATGGGAAGCTACATAAACATGCACCAAAATGAAATGTGACACCGCAACTTCCTACAATTTGCAGTCTATAGATGTAATATGAAACAAGGAGTATGTTGCTATAGTAGTCTATGTTATTCTACCCAGTGGCTTTTCAATAAAAAAACCGTCTATACTATTGACTATTCTTGAAGCTATTCAATCTGATTCAAGTGAATGATCGATAATGAAAGCTAAGCATAATAACTGTTAGCGTTAGTGCATGTGTGTTCACAGTTCATAGTTATGAACCATTGCCATTACATTTCAGTAGGCAACCTTTTTTTCTAGAGTCGAATCAAATCATTGTAGATAATGGAATGTATTACTTTCTTTTCATCCATttgggcagagacagagagatttggCTGTCAAGGGTTTAACCCCACAAAACTACAATTCCCAACGCAAGGGAGCATTTTACCCAGCGGGTTTGTGAATGGAGAATCCTGCAAGATGGCGACTAATGCAACTGCTACAAACTTACCGTCTTTTGATTGTCCAACATGGTGAGAAAATACATTTACCGGTATATTTACGTTGTACAAAGACATCAAGTTCATGCAAAATCACAAAACAGCATTACTTTTTTAAATTTTGTAGCTAGAAACGTATGTATTCCTTTTAGCCACGTCTTATTAGCTAACATATGCTAGCTAGCTGATTCATTTCATTGAATGGTGTGCTTAGCTTTTGGTCATTGTTGTTTTCAGGGCAGGCAAGCCCCCTCCAGGACTCCATTTGGACGTGATGAAAGGTGACAAAATGGTCGAGGTAAGAGCTTAGGGCTTCTGTGGCGAACATTTGAACCGCCTATCTGTATTATCTGCACAAGGCTAGATATTCTGTATGGTTCCTTAGAATGTGGCTATTATCTTGCATAATACATCCGTCACTACGGAGCTGATGGGTTTACTTACTTTCTATACTAACCAACTGTATCAGCTCTATCAAAAGCTGTGATAGAGAACCATAGGATGTAGTCCTACGTGATGTAGTTTACCTATAAATGTCTATTAGTATAGACTGTCTACTTCAATATACAATATAGTCTACTTCAGTCTGTATACTTCAATATAGGTCGCTAGGTGTCATGGTGTACTTAACTAAATAAACACATTGATCATACATGCATGCACCAGATACGGACACTACTGTCCTCAGCCCAGTGCATCCTGGTGCCTGAGTTCCGTGACTGTTGGGTTTTAAGAAAGGTGCCACAGAAACATCAGTCCTGATATTTAAGCTCAGGAGTGCACTCTTGAGTTATGGCTCAGAGGCACGTGGCTTTAAACTGTCTTACAGCTGGCAAGGATTTAATTCAATGTTATCAGTGTTGTTAGCCTGAGTGTCTGTTTAGGATCTTttgccaactccttatggaattgTGATGCCAAAACAGCTTGGCGTGAGAATGATTGACGAGGAGTTGTCAAGAAATCAGAATTCTATCTGGGAACACCAGGCTATGATGTTGTGACGTAAGAAAATACATGTATTGCCCAATCTGTTGTTATGATGATGAATCCTTGAAGAAACTGATCATTGACGAGAAGAAGTACTACTTATTCGGGAGGAACCCGGACATGTGTGATTTCACCATCGACCACCAGTCATGTTCACGCGTGCATGCTGCCCTGGTCTACCACAAGCACCTGAAGAGGGTGTTCCTTATCGATAACAACAGCAGTAAGTGAACTGTCGTGTACATCAGTCTGTAAAATAGTTTATCTTACCTCAAGCTAGTAAAAAGTACTCAAAATGTAACAGTTGCATTGCCTTAGAGGAGTGCACTGTCGAATAAAGGCCGTGCAACTATTACTCTTCACTTACTTTTTCTAAATTACATCTGTACATGACGTGGACTTGAAGTTTGTAAATTACGTTCTCAGCGCATGGTACCTTCCTGGGACACATCCGCCTGGAGCCCAATAAGCCTCAGCAGGTCCCCATAGACTCCACCATGTCGTTTGGGGCGTCCACGCGAGCCTACACCATCCGGGAGAAACCTCAGAGCCAGCAAGGAACCAACTCCGCCACGGGGGACAGCAAGGccggagaggatgaggaggggtcTAAGGGTCTCTTAGGGTTACCAGAGGAGGAGACCGAGCTAgaggtatgtctgtgtgtcttctGTAGTTGTCTACTTGGGCATTTGTCTGGACATGCTGGTAAGGAGGGAGTGTACTATTACCACAGTAGCTAAAGATAACTTAGGGTGTCCCGCTTTACATAGTTTATCTTTTGTTCTGTCAGTGTCTTTAGTGGGTTTTTTTTTAGCTCTCGCTGTTTCCAATTCCGTGTGTTTAGTGTTAACTTTGTTTCACTTCTCCTTTCCCAAACATTTATCCATCCCCTGTCTGGGCTGTGACAGAACCTGACGGAGTTCAACACGGCCCACAACAAGCGCATTTCCACCCTGACCATCGAAGAGGGCAACCTAGATATCCAGAGACCCAAGAGGAAGAGGCGGAACTCAAGAGTCACCTTCAACGAGGACGATGAGGTCATCAACCCGGGTAAGCTCTCTCTTCAACTCCATTGGCCTAGCACCAGTACCCCAGTGCTGTTGAAGTATTGGTTCTTTATCTGTAGTTGAGGAAAAGTGTTTCTGTGCCTGTCTTCAAATGTTACAGTGTCtaagactttttaaaatgttatgaTTTAAAAGAAAATACTGGTCCTAGATTAACACTCTTACTCTGAGAGTCTTTGTGAACATGGGCCCTGatttatagtaccagtcaaaagtttggacacctactcattcaagggcattctctcaaccagcttcacctggaatgcttatccaacagtcttgaagtagttcccacatatgctgaaaacttgttggctacttttccttcactctgcggttcaactcatcccaatccatctcaattaggttgaggttgggtgattgtggaggccaggtcatctgatgcagcactctatcactctccttctttgtcaaatatcccttacacagcctggaggtgtattgggtcattgtcctgttgaataacaaatgatagtcccactaagcgcaaaccagatgagagggggtatcgctgcagaattctaaataaatccctgaccatgtcaccaggaaagcacccccacgccatcacaccacctccatgcttcacggtgggaaccacacgtgaagatcgtccgttcacctactctgcatctcacaaagacagcggttggaaccaaacatctccaatttggactacagacaaaaggacagatttccaccggtctaatgtccattgttcgtgtttcttggcccaagcaagtctcttcttattattattggtgtcctttagtagtgcgtTCTTAGCAGCAATTGGACcaagaaggcctgattcatgcagtctcctctgaacagttgatgttgagatgtgtcggttacttgaaagcatttatttggtctgcaatttctgaggctggtaactctgaaGAACGTATCAtctgcagaagaggtaactctgggtcttcctttcctgtggcggtcctcatgagagccagttgcatcatagcgtttgatggtttttgtgactgcacttgaagacacttttaaagttcttgacattttctgaatTGATTGACCCTCATCTCttagtaatggactgtcgtttctctttgcatattggagctgttcttgccataatatggacttggtcttttaccaaatagggctaccttctgtataccacccctaccttgccataacacaactgattggctcaaatgcattaagaatgaaagaaattccacaaattatcttttaacacctgttaattgaaatgcattccaggtgactacctcatgaaactggttgagaggatgccaagagtgtgcaaaactgtcatcaaggcaaagtgtggcaactttgaagaatctcaaatataaaattatattttgatttgtttaacactttttttggttactacataattccatttgttatttcatagttttgatttattcactattattctacaatacagtaaaaataaagaaaaacccttgaatgagtaggtgtgtcaacttttgactggtactgtaagtatttaCATAAACtgaggccatcagactgttaaacagtcatcactaacttagagaggctgctgccaacatacagacttaaatcactggccacttaaataaattgatttaataaaggtatcactagtcactttaaataatgccactttaataatgtttacatatcctacattactcatctcatgtatctactgtattttaaaccatctattgcatcttgcctatccTGAACTGCCATCGCGcatccatgtatttatatgtacagttgaagtcggaggtttacatataccttagccaaatacatttaatctcagtttttcacaattcctgacatttaatcctagtaaaaattccctgttttaggtcagttaggatcaccactttatttttagaatgtgaaatgtaatagagaataataatagagaattatttatttcagcttttatttctttcatcacattcccagtgggtcagaagtttacttacactcaattagtatttggtagcatagcctttaaattgtttaaaggctaacgtttcgggttgccttccacaagttgggtgaattttggcccattcctcctgacagagccggtgtaactgagtcaggtttgtaggcctccttactcgcacacgttttttcagttctgcccacaaattgtctgtaggattgaggtcaaggctttgtgatggccactccaataccttgactttgttgtccttaagccattttgccacatctttggaagtatgcttggggtcaatgtccgtttggaaaacccatttgcgaccaagcttaaacctcctgactgatgtcttgagatgttgcttcaatatatccacataatttgccgcaaagcacccccacaacatgatgctcccatctccgtgcttcatggttgggatggtgttcttcggcttggaagccttcccctttttcctccaaacgtggcgcaaatggtcattatggccaaacagttatttttgtttcatcagaacagaggacatttctccaaaagtacaatctttgtccccatgtctagttgcaaaccgtagtctggcatttttatggcggttttggagcagtagcttcttccttgctgagcggcctttcaggttatgtcgatttaggactcgtttttctgtggatatagatacttttgtacctgtttcctccagcatcttcacaaggtcctttgctgctgttctgggattgatttgcacttttcgcaccaaagtacgttcatctctaggagacagaacgtgtcttcttcctgagcggtatgacggccgcgtggtcccatgatttttatacgtgcgtactattgtttgtacagatgaacgtggtaccttcaggcgtttggaaattgctcccaaggatgaaccagacttgtggaggactgCAAATTTTCTTTCtaaggtcttggatgatttcttttgatttttcccatgtcagaaaagaggcactgagtttgaaggtaggccttgaagtacattcacaggtacaccttcaattgactcaaattatgtcaattagcctataagaagcttctaaagccattacattttctggaatattccaagctgtttaaaggcacagtcaatttagtgtatgtagacttctgacccattggaattgtgattaagtgaaataatctgtctgtaaacaattgttggaaaaaatacttgtgtcatgcacaaagatgtcctaaccgacttgccaaaactatagtttgttagcaagaaatttgtggagtgtttggaaaacaagttttaatgactccaacctaagcgtatgtaaacatccgacttcaactgtacatgttcttattccatccccttacattgtgtgtgtgtataacgtagtcgttgtgaatttgttagattacttgttcgatattactgcactgttggatctagaagcacaagcatttcactacactcacattaacatctgctaaccatgtgtatgtgaccaataaaatttgatttggttgGGTGAAAATAATGAAGTGTGTGTACCAATCTAAATATGTTGCTTCACTCGTAATGCATGCAGTAACTCAGTGCTTCTTGAAACATTACAGAGGACATTGACCCCTCAGTGGGGCGCTTCAGGAACATGGTGCAGACTGCTGTCGTCCCTATAAAGGTAAGCCTGGGCTTATCCATAGTAAGCCGCTAAAGTGCATTGATTGCCTGAGGTGTCAATATCTTTTTGTAAAATCACGTTGCGATTTAAGGAAGCCTATGATTAAGAATATTGCAGCGTAATCCCAGAAACAGCCTACAGATGAGTTGCTACTCAATCTTTTGTCATTTCCACTCTAGAAACAGAAAATGGAGAGGCACAGCTCTCTTAGTATGGATGACGTTGTGACGAGGCGCATCCACAACTACACCTTCGGCGGCGGCCTTTACGGGGACCTGCCACCCACCAGCCACGAGGGCCACCCTACTGGGCCCCCGAGCGGAGCCACTATCCTGGGCGGTCTCCCTCTGCCCTTCCCCAACCCGGCCCCAGAGGTGAACCTGGCCCCGGACGCCCCCCAGCCACCTGTCACCCTCAACCCTGTCCCCGTCACAGGCCCCTATCCCTCTGAGGTCCTCAACGAGCCCCGCAAGAAAAAGTATGCCAAAGAGGCATGGCCAGGCAAGAAGCCCACCCCCTCCCTACTAATTTAACCCTCTCCCTACACTACGGCGCTTTCTCAATCCGTCTTTCCTCTATTCCTTGTGTCCTCTCTCATGCATTGGAGAAGATCCAAGGTGTTTCCTCTTGGATCTTTTCCAATGTATTTTGAGTCTGAGGCGAGAGGACACAAAGAATCCAGGAAAGCCAAATTGGGAAAGAGCCTATGTGGTGGAGGCAGGGCTGACTCTCAGGGTATGGGCGGAGACATCAGGGACCATGACCCGTTGGAGGCGGATCGATTTTACttataaaactgtttttgggGATTTAATAGTTTTGTCAATGTTTTCTACGTTACTTCCTCGTTCTCCTAAAGATTATCCCAAAGACTTGAGTAGTACATTCCATGAAGACAGAAACACCACTCCTTCGGGAGCTGAATGTTTGATGCGTTTTACAAATTAAGTcctatatataaaaaataaaaggcAGTTCTTAGCAGACCAAGTCAGTTGGTCAAGTAAGAGTAACTTGTGGCATAAATCGGTGTCCCATGGCCGTGATATATTATCTCTAATTGATAGTCGGGCATCGTGCAGGGAAACAAACACGAAGCGGATGTAACTTAGGAAAACAGCCCttatgttggaaacaaacattatgTTCTCATCCAAattcacatgtatttattttccaagctacagCGCAAGTATTACAGGAGGTTTTTAAAGGACCTGCTCCGTGTtatcatttttgccatggaaaaaaaacgttgcgatactggtatcatcacagCCTAATCGTTATATGGTTGGTCACTGTGAGTTCCATATTACTATCTCCACTTCCTTCTATACGGTCTCAGTATTGGTTTGAAGTTGTGCGTAGTATTTTTGCTCACTGTAAACATgagctttcggaaagtattcaggccccttgactttccacattttgagacgttagtcttattctaaaattggtgATTTTTTTCTTATCAATCTAAACAAAAAacccatgacaaagcaaaaacgtgtttttagaaattttacataattattcagaccctttgaagcacatttggcagcgattacagcctcaacttcttgggtacgacgctacaagcttggcagacctgtatttggggagtttctcccattcttttcggcagatcctctcaaggtctgtcaggttggatggggagcttcgacg
This window encodes:
- the LOC110489269 gene encoding nuclear inhibitor of protein phosphatase 1 produces the protein MATNATATNLPSFDCPTWAGKPPPGLHLDVMKGDKMVEKLIIDEKKYYLFGRNPDMCDFTIDHQSCSRVHAALVYHKHLKRVFLIDNNSTHGTFLGHIRLEPNKPQQVPIDSTMSFGASTRAYTIREKPQSQQGTNSATGDSKAGEDEEGSKGLLGLPEEETELENLTEFNTAHNKRISTLTIEEGNLDIQRPKRKRRNSRVTFNEDDEVINPEDIDPSVGRFRNMVQTAVVPIKKQKMERHSSLSMDDVVTRRIHNYTFGGGLYGDLPPTSHEGHPTGPPSGATILGGLPLPFPNPAPEVNLAPDAPQPPVTLNPVPVTGPYPSEVLNEPRKKKYAKEAWPGKKPTPSLLI